AAGGAGGCTTTTGAAAGACAAAACAACTGCATCTCTCAGTTACGGTCTTGCATGCAACGGCTAGAAAAAGAGTTCAACTCTTTTGTTGTGTTTGTtatttgagaaagagagagagctgcAAGCCccatcttttctcttttgttctcTCTTATGGGGAAGAATCTCTTTTGTGTGAGAGTAAGATATggggtgtattggggctttgggttttgagtgtttttttcttcactatttttttacttcatttttgGTTAATGAATTTTTCTGTGATCGCCTCCGCCTGTGGACATACCTCACATTGAGGAAACCATGTAAATTATAGTGTTCTTGTgtgtgattattttttatttaccgTAACTGTGGTCAATTGCACAACACACGCATTTAAAGTTGAACACAACTAAGTTGATAGGGTCATAATTTGGCCCTTTGGTCTTGATATACAACATCCAAATCCTTTACTTCATGCACAGAGTGTTTCTTATATATTTCTTGATTCTTTTGACGCTAACCTGTTATGAAATACTATAACCTGATTATCTTCTACCTCCATTCTCAATCTATAACTAGTCTTGTGATTATTGATCGTAAATGCAAAATAAAGATTCcaaatcttttctttctttctttttctgacgGTGAATATTTAAGTGAAGAAGTTTATATGTTTCATCACCTTacaattgattttcttttaggGCCGCAGTAGTCTGCTACCTTTTTGCCCTCCTAAGCCTGAAGATATTGCAACCATATGCTATACTAGTGGTACTACTGGAACGCCAAAGGTAATGTGTTTTGTACGAACAAAGCGCTTTCTATGTTGATTTTTTCACCTACACAGTTTACCATGTACTAAATGGcatagttttatgtttttatttttcttttcgtttaTCCTTCTGGAAGGGAGTTGTATTGACACACGGAAATCTGATTTCAAGTGCTGCTGGTTTTTCTCATGCAATCAAATTCAATGCCGCTGACATGTGAGTGCATTATTGATTACAGAATATACCATCAATTTGAAAGTTactattattcttttaaatttcaaaatacttttttacaACATGTTACTTTTGACAGTTACATGTCATATCTTCCTTTGGCACACATCTATGAACGAACAAACCAAGTTGTCTCAGTGTACTATGGTGTGGCTATTGGTTTCTTTCAAGGGGTATGTGTTACATTTGAATATTAAGTTTAATAAGTCGTGTTTGAGAACCTTGAGCATATAATTGTTAATATCTGTCAAATTACATACATTATATCTATCATCAAAATATAGGAAATGGGAGTCAAATAATGTTTTTTATGCTCATGTCTTTTTTCCTGTTACTTGGATTTAGCATGTGGACTCCATTTTGGCATTCTAGTATGTCAAATAAGAAAATTCAGGAACTACATATTACAGTATGTGAAGCTTATCGCATCTATTTGTAGATTCCTGTTCATTGTTTGACTGTGGTGTTAGCATTAAAAGACCTTTTGCATTACACAACATAGAGATAAGatgttcaaaatttaaactttcTCAACTTTGAGTTGATAAACGTccccacaagaaaaaaaaagagggaaagacttgtagtattttaattttcaagctAGTGTTGGTCCTAGCAACCGGTGCCCAACTTCTATTGTATTACATACAGCATTAACGTAAGTGCCTGAGGTTGTATAACAGCTTAGTACTTCTGGTGCAGCTTTTAAATAAAACTAGCTATTGTAGTTTCTGTTCTTATGACCATACAAGAATTGGATGCTCAAAGTCGTACACTAACTGAAAATAATTGAACTTTTCCTAGCAATGAATATCTAAATATAGCATAACAGCATAGCTCTGTTTTGCATAGATTTCTGAAGGAGTTAATGTGGCTCTGATTGTTTTATATAGGTTGATTCACAGTTAAAAAGTAAGTTTTCAGTGCTTTATTAATGTTGAGCACAGTAGACAGCAAGTTTCTCTTGATAATGTACACTTTTGGCTGTTGAACAAGTTTAAATAATGTTAATGGGTTTTCTTTGTACAAGCTTTACGTATGTCTCTCTTCTTATTTTCAGGACAATCTGAAATTGATGGATGACTTGGCTGCTCTTAGGCCAACGATATTTTGCAGTGTTCCTCGGTTGTATAATCGAATGTACACTGGGTAAGCATGACTTTGTGCTGTTTAAATTGCTCATTTGATTGCTATTTGTACTGCAAATCCATCAGGTCTAATTTAGTTTATTGTGATAGAATTACAAATGCTGTAACGGCTTCTGGAATGCTGAAGGAGAGACTATTTAGAGTTGCCTACAACTCCAAGAAGCAAGCCATAATGAGCGGTATGTGTGCTAAAATATCGACCCTTCTCACGTCTTAGCAGGAATTTCCTACCATCAAGTATGATAAGATTCAAGAGCATTGTTGATCTTACAAgattaaagaaataaattgtAAATCCCAATCTTATACAGCCCCCCAGGCTATACAACATAAGTTTACTGATGTGGCCTGctatttctttttggtcttttgttGATTCATGTAATACAATCATTTCAGGTCGGAATCCATCACCAATATGGGACAGACTGGTattcaataaaataaaggaaaagctTGGAGGACGAGTCCGTTTTATGGGATCGGGTGCTTCACCGTTGTCTCCTGATGTCATGGACTTTTTGAGGGTGTAAGTCATATGTCTTGGAATGTGGACTATAAAATGTAGAATGGTAGTCTCTTTGGATGTTAATAAGGTCAACTTACATTATTATTGTACGTAACCCCAAATAACAGGTGCTTTGGCTGTCCAGTAATTGAAGGATATGGTATGACCGAGACTTCTTGTGTCATAAGCATAATGGACGAGGGTGATACTCTATCTGGTCATGTTGGATCCCCTAATGCTGCCTGTGGTAAGTTCTTGAGTAGTGCAATTGAAATTAACTAAATGAAATTATGGCACACCTTTATGCTTGATTGGATTTTAGTTTCTGGTTACCAGATTTAGATTTTCCTTTTCAGTATGTTTGCCGTGATTTGTGCTCAACTGTATTTCCCTTTCTTGCTTTCAGAAATCAAACTTGTGGATGTTCCTGAGATGAACTATACCTCCGAAGATCAGCCTCATCCTCGTGGCGAAATCTGTGTGAGGGGTCCCATTGTGTTTCAAGGCTACTACAAGGACGAAGTCCAAACGTACTCATCTTGCATATTATTACTTTATGTAACTAAAATACATTACTACTTTAATTATCTGACTATAAAGGGGATTAAACAGGAGAGAAGTAATTGATAATGATGGATGGCTGCACACAGGAGACATTGGGTTGTGGTTACCTGGAGGCCGCCTTAAGATTATTGATAGGTAAGATTTTACTATTTTTCTATCATGTTATCTAAAAAATTGATACTGGCACTGCTTGGATTTTCATTAGAGAATCAACAACAGTGCTTGTAGTACTTACCCCATCTAATTGCAACGTAAAGTCAAGATCTAATATCTCTAAATTCTGAAGATTGCCAGTTGAACTGTGACAAGTGATTTTTAAACTACATCTCGGATCATTTTCAATGACTAGACCTGACTTCACTGGAAAAGGACCAGGTTTTTGGGAGATTCATTGTAAATGCTTGTGGGAGATTTCTATACTTATGGCCGTACACAACTAATTTTATAGGGGATGATTGAAAGTAACAGTAAAACAACCTTTCTTCTGTCCTCTATAAAAGCCTATCTATTGTCATGCCACTGCTAAATATCCTCCTGTGCTTGTCATGCATGCTAAAAATCACATTGATTAAGTGCCACTAGACATCCTTAATTTCACATATCGAATTTTAAAATGTTacttataagaaaaaagaaaaattaaaatgtcatAATTTGGATAACCATAATGGGTAGGCTGTTTTCTCACTCAATAACAATTTGATATACGTCACACATGACAAGCATGGGGAGAAAACTTAATCCAAGTCCCAACCGCATGCTTGGAAAAAGGTGcacaatacaaaaaatataagagTGCTTCCATCAGGTATAAACCGATCCGGCCTCTGAATATCTTGTAGGTAAAAGTAGAACACAAACAAACACTGGTAGATACGGgccaacttatatatattagaaaccCTATGATGGCTGTTTTTAATACTTCACCATAGTAGAGAAAAGAAATCTTTTGAGGGATCCAGATAACTAGGGCTTTGGCTTTGACTGTGTCCTTGGGGAAAGTTCAAACCTTGAGAAAAATAATATGACACTCCCCCTTTTCTCTTAGGGTCTTCTGACTGGAAATCATTTGATTATATGTATGGCAATTATACAGAATCTGGAATTTTTGGCATCTCATTGAATTTTTGTTGTCAACTTataacaggaaaaaaaatatatttaagttGGCACAGGGTGAGTATATAGCACCGGAGAAGATTGAGAACGTGTATGCCAAGTGCAAATTTGTTTCTCAATGTTTCATATATGGTAAGGAAATGGAAGTTACTTCGTATAATAAACTCTTCAGCAATGGTCTATGCTGACTACTTAATTTGTTATTAGGTGATAGCTTGAACTCGAACCTAGTAGCTGTAGTTGCAGTGGAACCAGATGTAATGAAAGATTGGGCCGCATCAGAAGGAATCGAGGTAGTTAAGTTGACTCTGCAAGATTTATTATCATGCTGctttttttattcattaggTCTGGAATAGGACCTGGTTGGTtgaaacatttctcttttcaagGCCATTCAGAAATCGACCATATGGCACCACATGGCGCCATCGCATGTCATCTCTAACCATTATGTACAGCATGATAATTTTATATCATTGATCGAGGAACCAGCACTGGATTTTTAGATTTTAGTTGGTTTAGAAAGcatgttttaagtttttcaagGCCCGTTCAGTCAACAACCAGGGAACAACGTCAATGTGTATTCTGCATTTTGTATATACAAGGATTGTTTTCCCTATTTGTTTCTTAAAAAAGCTGATTTCAGCTCGTGTgagtgcttaaacatgaattgGTGGCCAGCTTCTTAACTGATGATTAATTTCTGTACTGTGCCAGTGTCATTCTGCTTCCATATGAAGCATCGTTGGCAACAATGGAGTAtcttttaccttcttttttttttccctctttttaaTGGTTCTCTCTTATTGCATTTTTTCACAGTATGAAAATTTAGGACAATTGTGCAATGATCCACGAGCAAGAGCTGGAGTTCTTGCTGAAATGGATGATGTTGGAAGGGAAGCTCAGGTAATGCTTTGAGATACGTACACTATTTAATCTTTGAAGTTAgtttttgatgtttttcttttggctCTGCAGTTGAGAGGTTTCGAATTTGTAAAAGCTGTAACTTTGGTGCCTGAACCGTTCTCTTTGGAGAATGACCTTCTCACTCCAACATTCAAAGTAAGCATCTGATTCTTTTTCTTCAGAAGACCTTAGGCCCTGATAACCCTAATGCACCATTTAAATATCAAAAGACGGAAGGGAAAGTAAATTGGACACGTGTTTTTCGCACCTCTGTCTGCTACAAACAAAGCATATAATGAGAAGGAAAATAGTGTATCACTATATTGACCTGAATTATGTTGCAGATCAAGAGGCCTCAAGCAAAGGCATACTTTGCCAAACAAATATCAGACATGTATGCTGAGCTTTCTAAATCGGATCCAGTACCACAAATAATGTCATGACTTGAAGCCCATTTAAGCAGCAgcataaaggaaaaagaatcaTACTCCCAGTTTCTGTGATTACAAGGCTGATTGTTGTAATCTGCCATGCTTCTTAAGGATTTATATTTGTTGAAGAAATGCGGTTTCCATTACTTGTCCTGTATGGAACCTATAGGTATTCtgatttgttatttgtttactTCTAACCCTACATGGGGTCAAACATTTTTTGTTATGGAAAACGTGCAAAGTTTTCATAACAAAGATGACATTAACGTTTATGGAATTCCATTCCTGAAGAACCTGAACTTAAACTGCATCGGCTGCTTATCGGGAAATGGGTGCACGTTGAAGGTGAGAACCACTATAGCTGGTTAGATGTGTTTGCTGTACTCGCTTCTTTCGTAGGTAGGTCATATAAGAAGTCTCTCTCAATTGTAGTAGGACAAGCTACAATTTGGATAGGCAATTGCAGCCAATCCCAATCCGGTATCACAATCCTGATAGTTTATAATAGTGTGCAATCTTTGACAAGAACTTTTTATGAGTTTTCCGCTTGGCCTCAAAACCCAGGTGATAGAAGATAGCATTGGACAGATCTTGTTACGTCTTAAATAGGCCCCAACTTTGGCGAGTATAAAACCTTTGAATGCGATCCTATTACTTCTCAAACAGCAAGAACTTGCAACTAAAGTGTATGTACAGTACAAGTTACAATCTTTCAAAATTATGTGTATAGAAGAATAAACTATGCAAATCAACTAGTGAGAAACTAAAGAACAACAAAGAATAAAGATGAGCTAGGAATCACTGTTTGACAAGTGGCCTTGTGTTGTTCCAAAGCCACCGACGAGCAGAACCATCCAGCAGGGGTGACACCTGTCAAATTTCTAAGTTAGTAATCATAAACATGAAGCAAGGTATGTGAGAATTACTAATTATACATGAGGATGCATGTGCAGAACTCAGATAATTGTCAGACAACAGACAACAGTTCTCTTCTACCTTCTAAAATGCGCAGAATATGCAAGTTCTAACCCTCTAAATACACCTTGAAATTGGTAAAAAAAACATCTTTAAAGCTATAGGATTctggagaaaagaaaaacatatgtTAATTCTACACCACTAGTAACAAGACATTAAAAATGTCGATagaaaccctctctctctctctctctctctctctctctctctctctctctctctctctctcattatgTAAAGATCTGCAAAAGTAAGAGTGATTTTTGGTTCTCAGACAGAATCATTTCGACATGAGATCTTTAGACAATATAATTCAGGAATTGTCACCATGACTGACTTCTTTCCCACACAGTACACACCAAAGCCAAAAGTACATAGGAATGGAAACAGTTTCTTGATGTGTCATATACCTTTTCCCAAACTTGTGAATGGTATTCATTGAGCCAATCAACCTCCGCAACACAGAGCAAAGATATGTCAACCAATTTACTCTGCATGAAAAAACCAGCAAAATCAGTAagcatccaaaaagaaaaagaaaaaatctcttGTTTGTAAAATGCCACTTATCCATTTTGGATGCCAATTACAATTATGGCAGAATAAATTAATGATAGGAACTTCACACTCAGTTCTACCACCCTTGTTTgtaataaaattcttttcttcGGGAAAAGAAAGCTACAAAGGTAGTGGAATCTTATGAAAAGAATCAGAAAGTTCCTCTGTAATAGTCAAATATACTGCAAGAAAACCAGTAGGCAAGCACAAAATTATTGAGAAGTATGGCTGAAAAGGATTATTGGAGAATct
Above is a genomic segment from Alnus glutinosa chromosome 12, dhAlnGlut1.1, whole genome shotgun sequence containing:
- the LOC133851166 gene encoding long chain acyl-CoA synthetase 7, peroxisomal; amino-acid sequence: MESPAQRRLHAIQCHLLPTSDDPQSLVQANLTAGEFVHGLGYSVVLPEKLQTGKWNVHRSVRSPLKLISRFADHPAIGTLHDNFVHAVETFHDYKYLGTRIRIDGTIGEYKWMTYGEAGTAREAIGSGLQYHGLQKGACIGLYFINRPEWLIVDHACSAYSYISVPLYDTLGPDAVKFAVNHAGIQAIFCVPQTLNSLLSFLSEIPSVRLIVVVGGMDEYLPSLPSASGMKVISYLKLISQGRSSLLPFCPPKPEDIATICYTSGTTGTPKGVVLTHGNLISSAAGFSHAIKFNAADIYMSYLPLAHIYERTNQVVSVYYGVAIGFFQGDNLKLMDDLAALRPTIFCSVPRLYNRMYTGITNAVTASGMLKERLFRVAYNSKKQAIMSGRNPSPIWDRLVFNKIKEKLGGRVRFMGSGASPLSPDVMDFLRVCFGCPVIEGYGMTETSCVISIMDEGDTLSGHVGSPNAACEIKLVDVPEMNYTSEDQPHPRGEICVRGPIVFQGYYKDEVQTREVIDNDGWLHTGDIGLWLPGGRLKIIDRKKNIFKLAQGEYIAPEKIENVYAKCKFVSQCFIYGDSLNSNLVAVVAVEPDVMKDWAASEGIEYENLGQLCNDPRARAGVLAEMDDVGREAQLRGFEFVKAVTLVPEPFSLENDLLTPTFKIKRPQAKAYFAKQISDMYAELSKSDPVPQIMS